The Acomys russatus chromosome 27, mAcoRus1.1, whole genome shotgun sequence genome includes the window TCCCACGTACAAACACAATCTCCCCCGTTACCTCTCACCTGTGCTTGGCTGCCCCAGCTCCAGCACTTGGCTGAGCTGGGACTGGATGTATCTCTGAGGGTGTGACCCAGGCTTGTAGAAGTGGCTTCTTCTTGCCAAAATTTTCAACTTTACCCATGGagccttctgttgttgttgtttgagactcCACTACACCGGTGTGGTGATTTTCAGAGTATGGAGAGTTGGAGAAAGAGTGTGTGGCAGGAAAGGTCTCAGAGAGTGAGGGGCTGGACACAGGAGAGTCCTGGGATAAGCAGAGAGGCGAAGCTGGCCTCCCACCCCCCTTCACTTTCTCCTCCTCAACAGTACCAGGGCCCGGTAGCTCTTTATTCACACTTGGGCACTGGCCAAGACGTGGCTTAGAAATTCCTAATGCTCCTGTCTGCTCGGAAGGAACCGCTGCGGGAGTTCGGGGCCTGAAGTCATGCAGATTCTCCGTGGGCACTGACTCACGCGTCCTGCCACTCGgctcctctgccttctccagACAGGAAAGTGACCCGTTCGCGGGTGAGGCTCCCACTTCTAGATCCACCAGCTTGACTGCCTCTCCTCCATCTCCAGCCTCATCTACTTGTTCATCATCTGATGCCACCTCAGGGATGGACGGAAGAGACAAGCTCAGATCTGCCATGACAGGAGGTGTCACATCAGAGGCAGACGGAAGGTCCTGTAGGGGGTTAGATAGCAGGCCTTCATGATCGCTGGCTCTGCTCTGACACGGAGTCATGAGGTCATCCTTCTCCTCATCCCTCAAGTCTTGGGTACCTCTTGCTGGCCGGGCCTGGCTTGTGGGGCCTTCCGAGAACCTCTCGCTCTCAGAAGGGACGATGGGCTGAGCTTCTGTGCCTGCAGGTTCCTCTCCTGTGCTTTCCAGGTGGGTCGACTCTGCACCAGGCACGCTTCCAGCAACAGGCCCTGCATTTGTCAGCGGCTGGAGATGACTTCCATCCTCCTCAAGCCCAGtgggtctttctgtttcttcttcttcttccacaaaGAGTTGTTCAGAAAAGGACACAcgtttttttgctttcttttgaccTCCACTGGCATTCATGTGCATCTCTTCGTGTTTCTGTGCTATGCTGTCAAAGAAGGAGGTTGCCCCTGCCTCTTGAGGAGGTAGGGTTGCTTCCTTGACAGTAGACGTCATTCTACCATCCCGAATGTTCTCCACAGAAGACCCAGACCGACGCTCTGAGTCTGAGGCTTCCCCCGCGGGAGACATCTCACCAGGGTTTACAGTTCTGTCACTGTGGAGTGAAAGCACTGAGAGTTCTTCCTGGACCTCTTCAGGCAAGGGGCCCCAGGGCTGCTCTGGGAATGGATACTTCACAGGCTCCTCACGCTGCCCCATGAGGATCTTTCCTGACTCGACACTACCAGCTTCCGTCCCTGTCTCCCTGATCTTGCCCCCTGCAGATTCTTCCATCCCCTTCCGCACTAGGATAGGAAGCTCTTTGCAAGGTGACCCCGAGGCAAAAGAACCACTGTTCGCAGCCAGTGTTAAACTCTCCTTGGAAGAGATTGTTTTGAGGAGCAAAGAAGGTTCTTCAGAATTGGCCTCATCACTGCCTGTGGGGGGCCAGTGTTCGACTGGAGTGGATGTAGAGATAGGGGCTGctaggggagaggaggaggaggtggaggaggagggggaggaagaagagaaggaggaagaggaagaggcaggagaagttTTGGAGGGCTGGGTCTCTGAGTCACATCTCAAGTCAGAGAAGAGAGGAGCCTGAGCAGAGCTAGAAGGCAGAGTCggaaagagagcagagacaggggaaGGAAGCCTGGCTTTGGGTTGAGCCTCTGGAGAAACTTCCAGTCTgcaaaaaggacaaaataaaatctgCAGGTCAGTTGCAGATGCAtttgaaaaaacataaaaatagtcaGTTAAGAGGgggagttttaaaatgttttatttattttatgtatattaaagctctatctgcatgtacaccggcaCGCCAGAAGAAGTGGTTTCCCTGAGGGACAGGCTTTTAATGTTTGGGGCAGTATCTACAAGGTCAAGGGAACAGCAATTCTTGACACACAGATGAATCACTGTCTTTTCTTAGTGCTGGGGAATCGAagccagggcctcatacatgctatgTAAATACCCTACAACTGAGACACGCTCTCCCCACGGAAAGAGACACTGCTAAGCACCAAGCGCACAATCACACAAGGGTCTGTTGCAACCCACGCGTTAGAGTCAGCTAGAGCAATGGAGAGTTTATGGTTCCTTTTAGTGATATACTCGGGAGCCTCGAGTACTTGACTATGACAAGGGCAACTAAAAAGCTCAGAGTAATGAAAGGCTTAACACAAAGCAGCATGGATGGATTTGGAAGAGAAAAGTACATCTGTTGCAGAATCTCCAAACAGCTTGTCTCTCCACCCCCATACCAGAGAAACGTCCATGAGAGAGTCACTCACAGAAGCAGGCGCCCCCTCCCTCAGGCTTAGGCAGGCTCTTAGGGTCAAGCATGGAGGAGACAGAGCTTGGTCACTGGCGTACTACACAGTGGGtcaagggtctctcactggtgcCAAGTACCAGGAGGAAAGGCAGCCATCTCCACAGGGCAGCATGCACTAAAAACCCTTAAAACACACATTCGGCTCATATGCCCACTGCAACCACACACAGCCAGCTCACATGCACAGAATCAGCCACGCACGAGTCTGGTCAGCTCACTGAGAAGGAAAACCTCCACCTACAGATGCTGTGGCTTTAGGCTGGGACTCACCCTGCCCTTTGTGCTgagcaggccaggccagcagaCACGATTGGTTCAAATGACTTAAGACTAGCAAACCCTTGCATACACATCCTGAGACTGACCAGGTTTGCTCTAGTGGAAACTTGGCCGAATACCAGGCGGTGGCAGAGAAAGGTCccatatgtttaaaaaacaaacaaacaaaaaacaaacaaacaaacaaacaaaaaaacccctcagaCTTACCTAGGCTTCACAGCTTTGGTCTGGGGAGCCCTTGCAGCAGGAACTGGTGGTTTCAGTTCAGACTTCGATTCCAGGCTGGCTTCGGGGTCTGAGATCTGCACCTCTTCAAAGGGGTTCGGGGAGCCGCCCCCCTGGAAGGCAACAGGTACAACATCTTTCTCAGATCCTCTCACGGGGTCTTCCTCCCGCAGCTGGGCGCCCACGAgccttgctttcctttccttctctgagacAGCGGGAAGAGGGTCACCTTCACTGCCTTTAGGCACATCTTTCTTTCCTGTCAccagagaaagcaaagaggacTTCTTGCTCTCCTGCTTCttgctgtcttttgtttcttttgtagccTCTGTGTTGGCTGGAGAAGACGTGCTCTCTCTACTGTCCCCACTGGTCAGAGGTCGGTAGGATGGCAGAGACATGGACTTCATGGAGTCCTTGGTGGAAGAGTCGGACAGTCGCCTGTCGGAGGCCgtgcctcctccttcccctggcTCCTTAGGAGACCGGGCAGCCAGATTTTCAGTGGATACGAACAAAAGCTTCTTCCTGAAGCCCTGGGGCGATGGGGAGCTAGAAGGGCTGCTGTCTCTGACCTCACCCTTGGCCTCCGGCTGCTCCACGTAAACATGGTTCCCGTTGATACAGACGTTAGATCGGGAAAGGGAATCGTTCTTGGACCGGAGGCCCCCAAGGAAGGAGAGCCCTTCTTTCCTGGGAAGGCTGAAGTTGGTCTGGTTCGATTGTGTGTGGTCAGCACTGGATGTTCGCTTGTGGAACATGACTGgggagaaaacaaacagcaaaagggGTGTTAAGTGCTCCAGGGAAAGTTCAGTGGTGAATAAAGGAATTTACTGCAAAGCCTAGTGACCTAATTCAccccccaggacctacatggtcaAAAGAGAACTGACGCCCCGAGCTATGCCCTCCCTCGcccttcttacacacacacacacacacacacacaaataaaaactgagGCTGAGGATACAGCTCAGAGGTAAAGCATCTGTCTATCATGCACAAGGTTCTGGGGTTCAATCTctagtaatgaaaaaaaaagaatttaaatgaggGAAGGATTTGGGGTATAGCTTGGTGATGGAGCTCTTGATCAGCATCTATGATGGTGTCATTTTGATCCTCAGCATTACAAAGACTGGAAGAGAGGAGGTGTGGGGATCGGGAGTGGGAGTAAGCAGTTGCAATGGGCAGGGGCGACTGTCAGTCACCAACAGCTGCACACACACCTTTCCAGTTGTGGGAACTGATAGGCAGGTGCTAAGCACCCTATAACGCACAAGTCGGTCCCCCACAACAGCCTGAACAGTCAGCAGTGCCAAAGTTAAGAAATCCTGTGTTAGACCAATGGAAAAGGCCATGATCTCGATAGAATTACAGAATCTGGCCACTAAAAGGGATTCAATAATTGTAGCTAAAGTTCAAATTATGCAGTTCAGAGATAAGGAGGCTGGGCTACTGAGCTTCCATCAGGGATGTGCCACATAGGAGTTAAGCACATGACAGGCGCTCAGCAGAGATCCGATGAATTAACCAagtatcatacacacacacaccaaggtcTGATAGTTTCCCTCTTTCATACATAACAGGTCCTGGGATGAGGGTCTGTGTTGGAACACTTGCCCAGCATACCCAAGGTCCTGGGCCAGATCCTCAGGCCTGTGAGAACACACAGCAAAAACCCTCAAGTGCACTTATTCTGTGAGCTCCAAACTCTTGGGGGAAGGCATTTTCACACAGTTAAGAAGCATCGCCTTGAGTGAAGATGTGCTCGTAACAAAGATGCCTGTTCCTCACCGCCATCACTGTAGTGACTGAAACCTGAAGATCTGTCTCTCCCTTCTCAGAGCAAAGTCAGCTAAACCGGGGGAGCAAGCAAGGACAGGAACTCACCGTccgaggtggaagaggaggactCATCTTCGATGTCGTCATCACCCCACCGGGACTGGAAGTCTCCAGGACGGAGCAGCACTTTGTCTGGCTTTGAAGTCGGCAGGACAGACATGGACTGGGAGAGCGGTGTCTTCTGCAAATTGGACTTGGAAAACAAAGTCTTGATTTtcgatttctttttcttgtcttttgaaaAAGAGTCATCATCACTGTCGACTGAGGGTGCCGCACTGGGGACGATGGCCGAGGTGGTGTCCGACGCGCTCTCCTTACTCTTCCCTTTGATCTTGTCCTTCAGCTTTCCAAATGGATTCCGAGACTTATCTTTCATGGAGAGGTCAAACATGCTGGCAGTCATATTGTTTCTCATAAACTGGATATCCACCTCAATTTCTCCTcgctctttctccttctttcctggtTTGGACTTCAAGGCGTACCAtctgaaggagggaaggaggagagatcaCCTTTGGATGGAACCAACTCCAACAgtgccctctcctctctgctgctcCGACCTCGCATACAAACGCACTTCTACATGGTCTCAATGAAGAGGACCAACTGGGGCAGGGCAAAGTGCAGACCTTGCTTTTATTTATCCACTCATTTTTGTAGTGCGAGGGCTCAAACAAGGGTGCCACACACAACAGAACAGGCAAGCGTTCTGCTCTCAAGCTATATCCCTagctctgtatttttatttttgagaggtgtttggttggtttttttctgtttgtttgcctgtATGCTAGACAAAGGTAGTCTGATGTATTTAATGTGGTCATTTTACTAGAGGGTTAGACCTAGGGCTTTGAGAATACtacacaagtgctctaccactgagctctctcctcaACCCTTAAAATCTCTTACAGTAATGATCCAGTAATGAGTTATCTCTAAAAGTAAAGAACTTGGCCCAGGGCTGCAGGCCTAGTGTCCTGGCTATGTGGAGGAGTggtaggagtttgaggccagcttagaaAATACAGTCAGGTGTGATTGCACGCGCCCttaaccccagccctgggaagcagaggaaggcagattcctgtgggtttgaggctagcttggtttACATatcccagttccaggacagccaaggcaatataacgagatcctatctcaaaataaataaataaaataaaataaaatgaagcaaccTCCCCCAAAAGACAggaactaggggctggagagatggctcagaggttaagagcactgtctgctcttcaagaggtcctgagttcaattcccggcaaccacatggtggctcacaaccatctataatgagatctggtgccctcttctggtatgcagggagaacactgtatatgtaataaataaataaatctttaaaaaaaaaaaaaaaagacaggaactAATAGACCCACCACTGGACAATATGTAGAGAgtcagagaccttggaacactcagtcctaagtggGAGGACTCCaccaaatctctcccctcagggctcagggaactcagtaaaagaggaagcagaaagagtgtaggagccagaggggatggaggacactgcggaaacaaggccttctagaaACAGCAGGGCTGATACATACAGGAGgacacacagagactgtggcagtgtgGCTCACAGAGGGGAAGTGAACACTAAACCCCACCCCTAACCCTAAAGCTGTCTCCAATTAACAACCACTTGCAGAAGAcacttagttttctccaatggagtctccgTGGGCATCCAagccacacttaagggcaggcgCCATGGCCGGCAGTGTGTGGCCAACACAAATGAACTCAATAGTGTTTCTGTAGACCTTACTGATCTTCTGCTTGCATgttatcatttctgattttgtgtttttataggttttgctgtgtgtgtgtgtgtgtgtgtgtgtgtgtgtgtgtttccctttttaaaaatgctgttatgttaagccaggtggtagtggcactcacctttaatcctagtacttgggagacagacaaaagtagatctctgagttcaagactagcctggactacaaaatgagttccaggactacaaagaaagatcctgtctcaaaagacaacaaaacaaaacaaaattctagtatgtttgtttctgtttgcctttttgttttctaaagagaagaaaaaggcatgGAACTGGGTGGGcgggaggatctgggagaagttagaGGAAGGGGAACTTTGATcagaatatagtgtatgaaaattttattttcaataagaaaaagacagaataacACTCAAATCCTTCTTGACAAAAAGCAAGACCCccagtggccgggcgtggtggcgcacgcctttagtcccagcactcgggaggcagaggcaggcggatcactgtgagttcgaggccagcctggtctacaaagtgagtccaggacggccaaggctacacagagaaaccctgtctcgaaaaaccaaaaaaaaaaaaaaaaaaaaaaaaaagcaagacccCCGCCTCAAAATAAGGACAAGAATTTTACCAAATTagttacagccaggcatggtggcacacacttttaatcccagcactctggaggtaggccacagagttcaaggccagcctgatctacagaaagagttccaggacaactagagcgagacagagaaaccctctctcagaaaaccgaaacaacaccaaaaaccaaaccaaaccaaaccaaaaacccaaatcaGTTCCAATGgcatattttcctttaataagGACTGTTAAGTTATTATATAAACTTATACATAAACAtcaaatgactcagcagttaagagcacaggctgcttgtccagaggacctggttcaagtcccagcaagcacatggtatCTCACAGCctacatctgtaactctagttccaggggatcaaacacaccctcttctggttccGAAAGGCATTGCATGTGTATAGCCCACATACagtcaggcaaaacaccaatacacatttttttttttttttaaattaaagcttaTACAAAGGAAGGAATAACTCCTGGCAGGGAGAATAGAACACACACaattcagtttaaaaaaagaaaaaaaggaggaaaatttaaaaagccataaaCGATTCTACTTGTATGTATGATTCCACTTACATGAGGCACCCAAAGCAGTCAGTCAGATCAAGTGGATTGCTGCGTGAAGGGACTGGGGGATGGGCAGAACAGGAAGTAATGCCTGAAGGGTTCTAGCTCAAACTGGAAAAAATTCTAAAGACAGATGGTGGCGGCAATAACGCCAGAATGAATGGATACGCAACTGTACCTTGAGGTGGTTACAATGGTAAGCTTCAGGCTGGGAATGCAggtcagtggcagaacacttgcctagcacatgatATGCCCAGCATaagggaaattaaaaaataaaataaaataaaataaaataaaatgctcaatTTTGCATTTGTCACAGCTTGAAATAATGAAAACCTGACGAGAAAGCATTCCACGTCTGACTTAGCTATCAGGAAATAATATTTGAGACACCGTTCAAGCATTTGACATGGTTAAAGGTACTTCAAGACACAGCAAATGACAGGGTACCAAACCTACTCCGCCTACATCTACAGCAGGGGGATTCTCCTTGGCGTTCATTTGCTGTCTGGTGAACTGGGAGGCCAATTCACTGCAGGCCACTAAGTGACAACAACCCCCAGAGAGCCACCCACAGGCCATCTCACAAGTGGagaacttacattttttttctccttcagtgaCCTACTTAAAAGCTCAGCGTGTGGACTTTAAGGAA containing:
- the Rab11fip1 gene encoding rab11 family-interacting protein 1, which produces MSLAASAGRGPGTMWSPTHVQVTVLQARGLRAKGPGGTSDAYAVIQVGKEKYATSVSERSLGAPVWREEATFELPPLLSSGAAPAAAATLQLTVLHRALLGLDKFLGRAEVDLRELHRDQSRRKTQWYALKSKPGKKEKERGEIEVDIQFMRNNMTASMFDLSMKDKSRNPFGKLKDKIKGKSKESASDTTSAIVPSAAPSVDSDDDSFSKDKKKKSKIKTLFSKSNLQKTPLSQSMSVLPTSKPDKVLLRPGDFQSRWGDDDIEDESSSSTSDVMFHKRTSSADHTQSNQTNFSLPRKEGLSFLGGLRSKNDSLSRSNVCINGNHVYVEQPEAKGEVRDSSPSSSPSPQGFRKKLLFVSTENLAARSPKEPGEGGGTASDRRLSDSSTKDSMKSMSLPSYRPLTSGDSRESTSSPANTEATKETKDSKKQESKKSSLLSLVTGKKDVPKGSEGDPLPAVSEKERKARLVGAQLREEDPVRGSEKDVVPVAFQGGGSPNPFEEVQISDPEASLESKSELKPPVPAARAPQTKAVKPRLEVSPEAQPKARLPSPVSALFPTLPSSSAQAPLFSDLRCDSETQPSKTSPASSSSSFSSSSPSSSTSSSSPLAAPISTSTPVEHWPPTGSDEANSEEPSLLLKTISSKESLTLAANSGSFASGSPCKELPILVRKGMEESAGGKIRETGTEAGSVESGKILMGQREEPVKYPFPEQPWGPLPEEVQEELSVLSLHSDRTVNPGEMSPAGEASDSERRSGSSVENIRDGRMTSTVKEATLPPQEAGATSFFDSIAQKHEEMHMNASGGQKKAKKRVSFSEQLFVEEEEETERPTGLEEDGSHLQPLTNAGPVAGSVPGAESTHLESTGEEPAGTEAQPIVPSESERFSEGPTSQARPARGTQDLRDEEKDDLMTPCQSRASDHEGLLSNPLQDLPSASDVTPPVMADLSLSLPSIPEVASDDEQVDEAGDGGEAVKLVDLEVGASPANGSLSCLEKAEEPSGRTRESVPTENLHDFRPRTPAAVPSEQTGALGISKPRLGQCPSVNKELPGPGTVEEEKVKGGGRPASPLCLSQDSPVSSPSLSETFPATHSFSNSPYSENHHTGVVESQTTTTEGSMGKVENFGKKKPLLQAWVTPSEIHPVPAQPSAGAGAAKHRLHPVKPMNATAPKMANSSLGTAAVISGNLINEAIIKKYQPSDPAFAYAQLTHDELIQLVLKQKETISRKEFQVRELEDYIDNLLVRVMEETPNILRVPAQMGRKAGKM